Proteins from a single region of Nitrospinota bacterium:
- a CDS encoding DUF5615 family PIN-like protein, which produces MRFLADECCDASIAEALRRAGHDVLAVKHLLPGAPDEDVIALAIRENRILLTEDKDFGQLVFASGKDNIGVIFLRYPHGARKRIIMEVTGLISEKGEKLSGVFVTAQPGKIRISGKPEK; this is translated from the coding sequence TTGCGTTTTCTCGCCGATGAATGTTGCGACGCATCCATAGCCGAAGCCCTCCGCCGGGCAGGACACGACGTTCTGGCGGTAAAACATCTCCTTCCTGGCGCGCCGGATGAGGATGTGATAGCGCTGGCCATCCGTGAAAACAGGATTCTGCTGACAGAAGACAAGGATTTCGGCCAACTTGTTTTCGCTTCGGGGAAAGACAATATTGGCGTTATTTTCTTAAGATATCCTCATGGCGCCCGGAAAAGGATAATCATGGAAGTAACCGGCCTTATTTCGGAAAAAGGGGAAAAACTTTCGGGAGTATTTGTGACTGCCCAACCGGGAAAAATCCGCATCAGCGGCAAGCCTGAAAAGTAA
- a CDS encoding DUF433 domain-containing protein yields MTVTDRIEINPKVMLGKPVIRGTRIPVELILRKLSERAGEKEILEAYPQLTPEDIQAAIRYAADTLAHEETIIIERKSA; encoded by the coding sequence ATGACCGTTACAGACCGGATCGAAATCAATCCCAAGGTGATGCTGGGCAAACCGGTCATACGCGGAACGCGTATCCCGGTCGAGTTGATACTGCGCAAGTTAAGCGAGCGCGCCGGGGAAAAAGAGATTTTGGAAGCTTATCCCCAGTTGACTCCGGAAGACATACAGGCCGCCATCCGTTACGCCGCGGACACGCTGGCGCATGAAGAAACGATAATCATCGAACGCAAGAGCGCCTAG
- the metG gene encoding methionine--tRNA ligase, translated as MSSLPKTIVVTAALPYANGSIHLGHLVEYIQTDIFVRFQKMKGVDCRFFCADDTHGAPIMIRAKNEGTTPEAVIERYYKEHTADFDTFHIRFDNYDSTNSPTNRELAEGIFNSLKAAGAIVTRDVEQTYCEHDKMFLPDRFVRGVCPKCSAPDQYGDSCDVCGAHYDTTDLKEPRCSLCGAAPTRRSSAHYFFRVADYMESLKKFMEGDALQPEVKNFLATWLKEGLKEWDISRDGPYFGFNIPGEADKYFYVWLDAPIGYLSSAKNWAAREGKSFEQMWKNGDSEIHHFIGKDIVYFHTLFWIPMLTGSGYRLPDRIHVHGFLTINGEKMSKSRGTFINARDFADHINPELLRYYYATKLKNSVDDLDINFQDFVFRVNAELVNKIANLGSRTITILNKNAALENRLGKIAASESGMMDEITGAAERIKGHYEACDFALAVKEMTAMADVANVFIDRAAPWDIKDDVERLREVLTAGINAFAIITAYLKPVAPVFAEKVERILKVEPFNWNDTARTLENHVIGQFERLMDRVDMKAVEKVLEKAKQKGEAAKPAPAAHGHLTKHGEDATPAAPPARPEEKPRIEYDDFAKVELRTAKVLAAEKLPKADKLLKLTMDVGGEQRTIVAGIAKAYTPEEMVGKTVVIVANLKPRKLMGVESNGMVLAVNDGETLTLVSPSKEVKSGLRVS; from the coding sequence ATGTCCTCGCTCCCCAAGACCATCGTGGTGACGGCGGCGTTGCCGTACGCCAACGGCTCTATCCACCTGGGCCACCTGGTGGAATATATACAGACCGATATCTTCGTCCGGTTCCAGAAAATGAAAGGCGTTGACTGCCGCTTCTTCTGCGCGGACGACACCCACGGCGCCCCCATAATGATCCGCGCCAAGAACGAAGGGACCACCCCGGAAGCGGTGATCGAACGGTACTATAAAGAACATACGGCGGACTTTGACACGTTCCATATCCGGTTCGACAATTATGATTCCACAAATTCCCCCACCAACCGGGAGCTGGCCGAGGGGATTTTCAACTCCCTGAAAGCGGCTGGCGCCATCGTCACCCGCGACGTGGAGCAGACCTATTGCGAGCATGACAAGATGTTCCTCCCCGACAGGTTCGTGCGGGGCGTCTGCCCCAAATGCTCCGCGCCGGACCAGTATGGCGATTCGTGCGACGTGTGCGGGGCACATTACGACACCACCGACTTAAAGGAGCCGCGCTGTTCGCTTTGCGGGGCGGCGCCCACCCGCAGGTCGTCCGCCCATTACTTTTTCCGCGTGGCAGATTATATGGAATCGCTGAAAAAGTTCATGGAGGGGGACGCTCTTCAGCCCGAAGTGAAAAACTTCCTGGCCACGTGGCTCAAGGAAGGATTGAAGGAATGGGACATATCCCGCGACGGCCCTTACTTCGGGTTCAACATACCCGGCGAGGCGGACAAATATTTTTATGTGTGGCTGGACGCCCCCATCGGATATCTGTCGTCGGCGAAAAACTGGGCGGCGCGCGAGGGGAAAAGTTTCGAGCAAATGTGGAAAAACGGCGATTCGGAAATCCACCACTTCATCGGCAAGGACATCGTTTATTTCCACACCCTGTTCTGGATACCGATGCTGACAGGCTCCGGATACAGGCTGCCGGACAGAATACATGTCCACGGATTTCTCACTATCAACGGGGAGAAAATGTCCAAATCGCGCGGCACGTTCATCAACGCCCGTGATTTCGCCGATCACATCAACCCGGAGCTTTTGCGCTATTACTACGCCACGAAGCTGAAAAACAGCGTGGACGACCTGGACATAAACTTTCAGGACTTTGTGTTCCGGGTCAACGCGGAGCTTGTGAACAAGATCGCGAATCTGGGGTCGCGCACCATAACGATTTTGAACAAAAACGCGGCGCTGGAGAACAGGCTTGGAAAAATAGCGGCATCCGAAAGTGGCATGATGGACGAAATCACCGGCGCGGCGGAACGTATCAAGGGGCATTACGAAGCGTGCGATTTCGCGCTGGCGGTGAAGGAGATGACGGCGATGGCGGACGTGGCCAACGTGTTCATAGACCGCGCCGCGCCATGGGACATCAAGGACGACGTGGAAAGGCTCCGGGAGGTGTTGACCGCCGGGATAAACGCCTTTGCCATTATCACGGCGTACCTGAAGCCGGTGGCGCCGGTGTTCGCGGAGAAAGTGGAGCGGATATTGAAAGTGGAGCCGTTCAATTGGAACGACACGGCTCGCACACTCGAAAACCATGTGATTGGCCAGTTCGAGAGGCTTATGGACAGGGTGGACATGAAAGCGGTGGAGAAGGTCTTGGAAAAAGCGAAACAAAAAGGAGAAGCGGCAAAGCCCGCCCCGGCGGCGCATGGACATTTGACAAAACATGGAGAGGACGCCACGCCAGCGGCGCCCCCGGCCAGACCGGAGGAAAAGCCGAGGATAGAGTACGACGATTTCGCCAAGGTGGAGCTTCGCACGGCCAAGGTGCTGGCGGCGGAGAAACTGCCCAAGGCGGACAAGCTATTGAAGCTGACCATGGACGTTGGGGGAGAGCAGCGCACCATAGTGGCCGGTATCGCGAAAGCCTATACCCCCGAAGAGATGGTTGGGAAGACGGTGGTGATCGTGGCCAACTTGAAGCCGCGAAAGCTTATGGGGGTGGAGTCCAACGGGATGGTGCTGGCGGTGAACGACGGGGAGACGCTCACGCTGGTGTCACCGTCAAAAGAGGTGAAGAGCGGACTGCGGGTGTCATGA
- a CDS encoding type II toxin-antitoxin system Phd/YefM family antitoxin gives MKLSSQIKPISHLKAHAAEIVRGLGGSGETLVITQNGEPKAVLQDIASYERDQETMALLKILALGNRLVEEGKVERADGVIKRLRARR, from the coding sequence ATGAAACTCTCCAGCCAGATAAAACCGATAAGCCACTTGAAGGCCCACGCCGCCGAAATCGTCCGGGGGCTGGGAGGCAGTGGTGAAACACTTGTAATCACACAGAACGGCGAGCCAAAGGCCGTTTTGCAGGACATCGCCTCGTATGAGCGGGACCAGGAGACCATGGCGCTTTTAAAGATACTCGCGCTTGGGAACAGGCTGGTCGAGGAGGGGAAGGTGGAACGGGCGGACGGTGTGATAAAACGTCTGCGCGCAAGGCGGTAA
- a CDS encoding type II toxin-antitoxin system RelE/ParE family toxin yields the protein MFLTASAAKDLEELYDYVAANDSPARADYLLGRIEDSFTKLAAYPERGAHPKELLAIGVREYRELFFKPYRIIYHVTGKKVFVPLIADGRRDMQTMLQNRLLSAET from the coding sequence GTGTTCCTCACCGCCTCCGCCGCAAAGGACCTTGAGGAGCTTTACGATTATGTGGCGGCCAACGATTCACCCGCCAGGGCTGATTATCTGCTTGGCCGCATCGAGGATAGTTTTACGAAGCTTGCCGCATATCCGGAGCGAGGCGCGCATCCAAAGGAACTGCTTGCCATAGGCGTCCGGGAATACCGCGAACTGTTTTTCAAGCCATACCGCATCATATACCACGTCACCGGTAAAAAAGTGTTCGTGCCGCTCATCGCCGATGGACGCCGCGACATGCAGACCATGTTGCAAAACAGGCTGTTGAGCGCGGAAACTTGA